In Sinorhizobium numidicum, the following proteins share a genomic window:
- a CDS encoding monovalent cation:proton antiporter-2 (CPA2) family protein, which produces MSSESHGIDLLPVIGLLGAAIVAAPLFKRLGLGSVLGYLAGGVVIGPFGMRLLDDPASILQVAELGVVMFLFIIGLEMRPSRLWGLRREIFGLGAAQVGLCAACLTAIGVFTGFPVAPSFVAGAGFVLTSTAIVMQLLGERGEISTPKGQRIVSILLLEDMSIVPLLALVAFLAPIVPGGAIASPGIDWLAIGVGIASIAGLVLAGRYLLNPLFGLIASAQAREVMTAAALLVVIGSAYVMQLGGLSMAMGAFLAGVLLSESTFRHQLEADVEPFRGILLGLFFLAVGMSLDLRVVARNWQIILFYVAAYMIVKALVIYVVARLLRSSHWEAIERAVFMAQGGEFAFVLYTAALSAGIITIEQSAILTAIIIISMVLTPLVIAALNVVEKSIPASLEGVQRPENLKGTVLIIGFGRVGQIVSQFLLDHGHDISIIDIDVEMINTAREFEFEVYYGDGKRLDILHAAGAGRTEAIVVCVDRAEDATQIVELVKAEFPLVPVLARATDRRHALDLVKAGVDFHIRETFESAMLLGQKALETLGAELHEIDGIAGNVRDRDEQRFQLEIVGGLYAGRPMFRGKREQPEIAPEV; this is translated from the coding sequence CATCGATCTGCTGCCGGTGATCGGCCTGCTCGGTGCGGCGATCGTCGCGGCTCCGTTGTTCAAACGCCTGGGGCTCGGCTCCGTTCTGGGTTATCTCGCCGGTGGTGTGGTAATAGGCCCATTCGGAATGAGACTACTCGATGATCCGGCATCAATCCTCCAGGTCGCCGAGCTCGGCGTCGTCATGTTCCTCTTCATCATCGGTCTGGAGATGAGACCCTCGCGGCTGTGGGGATTGCGGCGCGAGATCTTTGGCCTTGGAGCCGCCCAGGTCGGGCTGTGCGCCGCCTGTCTCACGGCCATCGGCGTGTTCACTGGTTTTCCGGTCGCGCCCTCATTCGTCGCGGGCGCAGGTTTCGTCCTGACATCGACCGCGATTGTGATGCAACTCCTTGGGGAGCGCGGCGAGATCTCGACGCCGAAGGGGCAGAGGATCGTCTCGATCCTCCTGCTGGAAGACATGTCGATCGTGCCCTTGCTCGCCCTGGTCGCCTTCCTTGCCCCAATCGTTCCCGGTGGGGCGATCGCGAGCCCAGGCATCGACTGGTTAGCGATCGGCGTCGGGATCGCTTCAATTGCCGGCCTGGTCCTGGCCGGACGCTATCTCCTGAATCCACTGTTCGGCCTAATCGCGAGCGCCCAGGCGCGCGAGGTCATGACTGCCGCAGCGCTACTGGTCGTGATCGGATCCGCCTATGTGATGCAACTTGGCGGCCTGTCGATGGCGATGGGCGCGTTTCTCGCTGGCGTACTCTTGTCCGAATCCACGTTCCGGCATCAATTGGAAGCCGATGTCGAACCGTTTCGCGGCATCCTTCTCGGCCTGTTCTTTCTCGCCGTGGGGATGTCGCTCGACCTTCGCGTCGTTGCCCGCAATTGGCAGATAATCCTCTTCTATGTCGCGGCCTATATGATCGTTAAGGCGCTGGTCATCTACGTGGTCGCACGGCTGCTTAGGTCCTCCCATTGGGAGGCGATCGAGCGGGCGGTGTTCATGGCGCAGGGCGGCGAGTTCGCCTTTGTACTCTATACGGCTGCACTTTCCGCCGGCATCATCACCATCGAGCAGAGCGCCATTTTGACGGCCATCATCATAATCTCGATGGTGTTGACACCGTTGGTTATCGCGGCCTTGAATGTCGTGGAGAAGTCGATCCCCGCTTCATTGGAGGGGGTGCAGCGACCGGAGAACCTGAAGGGAACCGTCCTGATCATCGGTTTCGGCAGGGTGGGGCAGATTGTAAGCCAGTTCCTGCTCGATCACGGTCATGACATTTCCATCATCGACATCGACGTCGAGATGATCAATACGGCGCGGGAGTTCGAGTTCGAGGTCTACTATGGCGACGGAAAGCGGCTCGATATACTGCATGCAGCCGGCGCAGGGCGCACCGAGGCGATCGTGGTCTGCGTTGACCGGGCTGAGGACGCCACGCAGATCGTTGAGCTCGTGAAGGCGGAGTTCCCCCTTGTCCCGGTTCTGGCGCGCGCAACTGATCGCCGTCATGCGCTCGACCTCGTCAAGGCAGGTGTCGATTTCCATATTCGCGAGACATTCGAATCGGCAATGCTTCTCGGCCAAAAGGCGCTGGAAACGCTAGGCGCGGAGCTGCATGAAATCGACGGCATAGCGGGTAATGTCCGCGATCGCGACGAGCAGCGTTTCCAACTGGAAATTGTGGGTGGCCTTTATGCCGGACGTCCGATGTTCCGCGGCAAGCGCGAGCAGCCAGAAATCGCGCCAGAAGTCTGA
- a CDS encoding methyltransferase family protein, which translates to MTHFATPPERPFRQKVRILLLWALATAFMILNLVSRPIRPGYSLLESILEQTGTLLVIAGVIGRIWSILYVGGRKNSELVTQGPYSITRNPLYFFSLLAIFGVGLVFGSILIAAFFTILAYFVFLYTANREAAYLSHVFGREFDDYARGTPLFWPDFSGFQRGPERNFSPNALRVTMRDALFIVALVPISEFFEYLHTQGYVLAAVTLP; encoded by the coding sequence ATGACCCACTTTGCAACGCCGCCGGAACGGCCATTCAGACAGAAAGTGAGAATTCTTCTGCTCTGGGCGCTCGCGACGGCGTTCATGATTCTCAATCTCGTCAGCCGCCCAATCCGCCCGGGCTATAGTCTGCTCGAAAGTATTCTTGAGCAGACCGGTACATTACTAGTCATCGCTGGGGTGATCGGGCGGATCTGGTCGATCCTTTACGTGGGCGGAAGAAAGAATTCCGAGCTCGTGACCCAAGGGCCTTACTCGATCACCCGCAACCCCCTTTACTTCTTTTCTCTGCTGGCGATCTTCGGAGTCGGGCTGGTCTTCGGTTCAATTCTGATAGCGGCATTTTTCACAATTCTGGCGTATTTTGTTTTCTTGTACACCGCGAACCGAGAGGCGGCATATCTGTCGCATGTCTTCGGCAGGGAATTCGACGACTACGCCCGTGGCACGCCGCTGTTTTGGCCGGACTTTTCAGGTTTCCAACGGGGCCCGGAACGGAACTTTTCGCCTAATGCGCTACGAGTGACCATGCGAGACGCGCTCTTCATCGTGGCGCTTGTCCCGATTTCAGAGTTCTTCGAGTACCTCCACACCCAAGGCTATGTGTTGGCCGCGGTCACCCTCCCCTGA